The following DNA comes from Pontibacillus halophilus JSM 076056 = DSM 19796.
ACTTATGTGTGGGCATTTGATCAACAAGAGGATTGGGACTTTGTAGAGAAGATATGTGAAATTTTTGAGAGTAAGGGTTCAAGTATATATTTAGTTGAATTAGAAGCAGATATTGACGAGAGACTTGAACGAAATAAAAATCCTCACCGACTTGAACACAAGCCTACAAAAAGAAACATTGAATGGTCAGAAAAAGAACTAAAGGAAACAATGAAAAAACATAGGTTGAACTCCAACGAGGGTGAGATTAAAAAAGAAAATTACATAAAAATAAATAATACCAACTTGAGTGCTATGGAAGTAGCTAAGATAATTTCTGAAAGGTTTAATTTATGATTATATGTATGACTATGCTCTGCAACTAACGGGTGCTTTAGTTGAAGAACAAGTCAATAGAACATCAAAAACGCAGAGGAACGTAAACCTCTGCGTTTTCTTGTGTGATTTTGCTGTCCAAAGTTATGCGATTTACTTTGTTATTTCGCTTGTGAATCGGTGTTTTCTACTTCACAACTGAACTACTTACACATGTGTGGGTGCTTCCTTTTTTATTACTCACCAAGTTCTTGGTTTTTCACAACGTCGATGATTGCTTTAAGAGCTGCTTCTTCATCTTCGCCTTCTGCAGCAAATGTAACCTCAGCGCCATTCGGGATTCCAAGAGACATGATTCCCATGATGGACTTTAGGTTTACGCTTTTGCCATTGTACTCAAGCGTGATCTCTGAAGAGTACTTTCCAGCTTCTTGAACAAGTACTGTTGCTGGACGAGCGTGTACGCCGTCTTTTGCTGTGATTGTTACTGTTTGGTTTGTCATTGTAAATCTACTCCTTTATTGTATCGAGATTATATTTTTCTGTCCTTGCGAAACGGTACCTGCTTGATCGAGTTGAACGGATTGGCCTTCACCCAAGTTCGTGAATACTACTGGAGTAATCACAGAGCTTGCATGCTCTTTGATATAGTCAAGGTCTGCTTTAAGCAACAGTTGTCCTTGTTTAATTTCATCACCTTCAGAAACAAACGTTTCAAAGCCTTCCCCTTTCAGGCTGACAGTATCAATTCCAACGTGAATTAGAATCTCTGTACCATCCTCTGCAAGAATCCCCATCGCGTGCTTCGTTGGGAACACCGTCATGACTTTCCCGTTAACTGGAGATTGCACTTCACCCGAAGCAGGCTTCATCGCAAAACCATCGCCCATCATTTTACCAGAAAATACGGCGTCTGGCACTTCTGAAATCGGAAGAAGTTCCCCTTTCATCGGGCTTTCGAAATCAAACTTCGTTCCAGCCTCTATAGTAGGGGCTACTTGCTGACCTCCAGCATCCACTTCTTCCTTCGCACGACGTGGAGCCTTGCCGTCAATAATATCCTGCATTTGACCTCTAATCGTGTCGGATACCCCACCATAAATGGCTTGGATGTTGTTCCCAACTTCCATAACACCAGAGGCACCGAGTTGCTTCAATCGGTTCTTATCCACTTTATCAATGGAGTCTACAGAAACACGTAGACGAGTAATACAAGCATCAAGGTGTGTGATATTAGCTTGTCCACCCATTGCTTCAAGTATTTCATAAGGGCGGTCGTCGTTGGACGTTTCAGAAGCAGACTCTTCTGTATCTTGCTCACGCCCTGGTGTTGCTAGGTTAAATTTCGTAATCGCGAAACGGAAACCGAAGTAATAAATAACCGCAAATACAAGTCCGACTGGAATAACAAGCCACCAGTCCGTACGGTTTGGTAGAGCACCGAATAGCAAGTAGTCAATTAAACCACCTGAGAACGTCATCCCAATCTTAACGCCAAGAATTTGCATAATCATAAAGGATAGACCAGCGAATACAGCGTGAATTGCGAATAATACAGGAGCTACGAATAGGAATGAGAATTCAAGTGGCTCTGTAATACCTGTTAGGAATGATGTCAGCGCTGCAGAACCCATAATTCCCGCTACGACCTTCTTACGCTCTGGACGAGCTGTGTGATAAATCGCAAGCGCTGCTGCTGGTAGACCGAACATCATGAATGGATATTTACCTGTCATGAATGTTCCAGCAGTAAAGTCAACGCCATCCTTAAGCTGCGCCATGAAGATTTGTTGGTCCCCACGTACTGTTTCACCAGCTGCATTCACATAACTTCCAAATTCAAACCAGAATGGAGAATAGAAGATGTGGTGTAGACCAAATGGTACGAATGAACGTTCAAATAGACCGAAGATGAACGCTGCAAAGGTTGGACTTTGTTCTAACATAAAGTGAGAGAAAGAGTTTAGTCCGTTCTGAATTGGTGGCCAAACGAAAATAAGAGCCACACCTAAGAATAAAGAAGCAAATGCCGTCACAATTGGAACGAAACGTTTACCTGCAAAGAATCCAAGGTATTGTGGTAGTGATATATTAAAGAATCGTTTGTACATCATGGCGGCGAGCACACCCATGATAATCCCGCCGAACACCCCTGTTTGAAGCGTTGGTGTTCCGAGTACGTTCGCATATGCCGCTTCTGATGTCATTTGTGGTGTAACTTCTTTCAGAACACCCATCGTTTTGTTCATAATGAGATAACCGATGATTGCCGCAAGTCCTGCAACACCGTCACTGGTTAACCCAATGGCTACACCAACGGCGAAGAGTAAGGCCAAGTTATCGAAGACTGCCCCACCTGACTCTTCCATGATGAGTGCTAGCTTTTGAACCCAGTCAGTCCCAAATGCCGGGAAACGATTTAAGAATGTTTCTTCCTGAAATGTTGTACCAAATGCGAGCAATAGACCTGCAGCTGGCAATAGTGCAACAGGAAGCATAAGCGCTTTCCCCACACGCTGAAGTATACCAAATAGCTGTTTAAACATAGTGGTTCCCCCTTTATTATCGTGATGCAACCGATTCCACAAGCGCTTTCATAAAGAACATGAAAAAAGGCATGAGTGAGAAAAAGATACGACAATCCTAACAGGTATAGAGGTACACCTCTCCCCATTAGCAACTTGTCATCTTTCTTCACTCATGCCTGATCGTGTCAGTAACACGTAAAGATTAATGATTATGATTGCTTTTGTAAGCGCTGTAAATGAATCGTTAAATAAATCGCTTCCGCATCACCAATTGGCTTACGAAGCGTTTGTTGCATCACTTTGATCAACTTCCAAGCTAAATTATAGCATACGGGATATTCCATTTTCAACAGATTATCTAATTTTTCAGCTTTTTCTACCTTTTCTCCATTTAGAACCCTGTCGATTGTGCGGCGAAGATGTTGAAGCAAACGATGATACTCAATGCTCTTTCGGTCAAAGGTGATGTCCAAATGTTGTTCAATAAGAACAATTAGCTCTTGGATGAGCTTAGAGTGTCGATTCACTTCAGTTACGTCCTTATCCGTTATCGCACTGTGAATATGAATGGCGATGAAACCGACTTCACCTTCTGGAAGTGTAACGCCTTGCTGTTCCTCAATCTTCTCGACAATCTTTGCGGCAACTTCATACTCTTTCGGATATAGAGAGCTCAACTCATATAGGAACGGGTTCGAGAACTCCAAGCCTTCCTGGACCCGCTTAATGGCGAACGCAATATGATCTGTTAACGCAATGTGGATATGCTCGTTAAGCGCCTGTCCCATTTCATCTTCAATAAAGGCGACTAAATGGTTCATCAAGTAGACAAATTCTTCGTCCAAGAAAGGTAAAAGCTGTTTATATTTCTCTTGAGAACGTTCGTCCTGCAACACAAACGTCTTCTCCGCTGAATTAGAAGTCAATTCAGAACCAGGTTTCTTTCCAAAACCGATTCCCTTTCCAATCAGGATGATTTCAGATTGGTTCCCATCCTCAGCAATGACCACGTTGTTATTTAATACTCGTTTAACGGCGACTGTTTCCCCCACCTAGGTAGCCCCCTCACATTAAGAAAATATTTCTCTTTTGAGATTACATTGTTTTCGTCTCTCATATCATTATAAAATGATTTTATGATATTTTTAAAATTTTTTACAGGGGATAATCAGGAAATGGGGGATTAAGCATGATAAAAATGTTAGTATTTGACTTAGATGGAACGCTTCTTGATTATGATAAAAATCTTGTTAAGAAAGATATAGAAGCAATTGGTTCAGCGGTTCAGCAAGGCATAGGACTGACCATTGCCACTGGACGGATGGACCATGAAATACTGCATATACTTGATGTTCTAGGCCAGCCAGGTGTTGGGCATCGAGTCAGCCAGAACGGTTCTTTCGTCTACAACCGACAGGGAGAGCAAATTGCGTCTCACACATTTGACGAAGACACGGCCAAGCATCTCTATACCCTTGTGCCTGAGGATGAGGTCTTCTTGAGTGTATCGACTGAAACTGATACCTATGTTCGTGCTAAGAATGAGGGTACGAAGGAAATGGAAAAACGGATGTTTCATGAAATTCTTGAAGACGAACAGTTGTATACGAAGCTTGGGCAGGACATCTCCCCTTCCAAGATTTCAGTACACGGACCGACAGAAAGGCTGATCGAGAAACAGAAGGAAATTGATGAAGCTCTTGGTCACGCGCTCGATAGCTTCATATCAGACCCCTATTGTTTAGATATGGTTCCTAAGGGAGTGAGTAAGGGGGCGAGTCTCAGTGAGCTGCTGACACACTTAAACCTTAAGCCAGAAGAGGTGGCGTGTGTTGGAGATTCGTTCAATGATATTTCCATGTTCGAACTTACACCGTATAGTTTCGCGATGTCTCACGGTCATTCTGATGTAAAGAAGAAAGCCTCTCAAGTCGTAGACTATGCCTATGAAGCTGTAAATTTCGTATTCTCAACACAATCAACCAACTAAGCTAACATATACAAAGCGAGCGCCTAATTCTAGGCGCTCGTTCTTTATGATACTTTCGACCCCAAGATGGAGATTGGCAATGCCTCCCCATCAGGGTCACCAGTTAGGTTCTCCTGTACGGTCCCCGCCGCGTCCTGACGGTCCCCCCATGCGAATATGCCGTTCATGTAACGAACCTTAAAGAACAATCCTGGGTCACCTTGAATTTCATAGACTTCTCCAGGTCTAAAGCTTTGAGGATTTAACATATACGATTTAGCCATTAGAATCTTACGCTCATAAACCGCGTATTCATTCACCATCCCCATTTGTTCAGCTTTTCGAGCCTTTTCGGTTAAGGATGCTACCTCCTGACGAAGCTCTTCCACTGTTAAATCACTATACCTACGTTCCATGTCTCTCTCCCCCTTATGTTTAACTCTCTTCCGAATTACTCATTCACGTAT
Coding sequences within:
- a CDS encoding AAA family ATPase, yielding MKFVLLFGPQAVGKMTIGQELEKVTELKLFHNHMTIEFLQPYFGFGPEMWRLSTLFRTEIFKAVAESEEAGLIFTYVWAFDQQEDWDFVEKICEIFESKGSSIYLVELEADIDERLERNKNPHRLEHKPTKRNIEWSEKELKETMKKHRLNSNEGEIKKENYIKINNTNLSAMEVAKIISERFNL
- a CDS encoding phosphocarrier protein HPr is translated as MTNQTVTITAKDGVHARPATVLVQEAGKYSSEITLEYNGKSVNLKSIMGIMSLGIPNGAEVTFAAEGEDEEAALKAIIDVVKNQELGE
- the ptsG gene encoding glucose-specific PTS transporter subunit IIBC, whose translation is MFKQLFGILQRVGKALMLPVALLPAAGLLLAFGTTFQEETFLNRFPAFGTDWVQKLALIMEESGGAVFDNLALLFAVGVAIGLTSDGVAGLAAIIGYLIMNKTMGVLKEVTPQMTSEAAYANVLGTPTLQTGVFGGIIMGVLAAMMYKRFFNISLPQYLGFFAGKRFVPIVTAFASLFLGVALIFVWPPIQNGLNSFSHFMLEQSPTFAAFIFGLFERSFVPFGLHHIFYSPFWFEFGSYVNAAGETVRGDQQIFMAQLKDGVDFTAGTFMTGKYPFMMFGLPAAALAIYHTARPERKKVVAGIMGSAALTSFLTGITEPLEFSFLFVAPVLFAIHAVFAGLSFMIMQILGVKIGMTFSGGLIDYLLFGALPNRTDWWLVIPVGLVFAVIYYFGFRFAITKFNLATPGREQDTEESASETSNDDRPYEILEAMGGQANITHLDACITRLRVSVDSIDKVDKNRLKQLGASGVMEVGNNIQAIYGGVSDTIRGQMQDIIDGKAPRRAKEEVDAGGQQVAPTIEAGTKFDFESPMKGELLPISEVPDAVFSGKMMGDGFAMKPASGEVQSPVNGKVMTVFPTKHAMGILAEDGTEILIHVGIDTVSLKGEGFETFVSEGDEIKQGQLLLKADLDYIKEHASSVITPVVFTNLGEGQSVQLDQAGTVSQGQKNIISIQ
- the glcT gene encoding glucose PTS transporter transcription antiterminator GlcT yields the protein MGETVAVKRVLNNNVVIAEDGNQSEIILIGKGIGFGKKPGSELTSNSAEKTFVLQDERSQEKYKQLLPFLDEEFVYLMNHLVAFIEDEMGQALNEHIHIALTDHIAFAIKRVQEGLEFSNPFLYELSSLYPKEYEVAAKIVEKIEEQQGVTLPEGEVGFIAIHIHSAITDKDVTEVNRHSKLIQELIVLIEQHLDITFDRKSIEYHRLLQHLRRTIDRVLNGEKVEKAEKLDNLLKMEYPVCYNLAWKLIKVMQQTLRKPIGDAEAIYLTIHLQRLQKQS
- a CDS encoding Cof-type HAD-IIB family hydrolase, yielding MIKMLVFDLDGTLLDYDKNLVKKDIEAIGSAVQQGIGLTIATGRMDHEILHILDVLGQPGVGHRVSQNGSFVYNRQGEQIASHTFDEDTAKHLYTLVPEDEVFLSVSTETDTYVRAKNEGTKEMEKRMFHEILEDEQLYTKLGQDISPSKISVHGPTERLIEKQKEIDEALGHALDSFISDPYCLDMVPKGVSKGASLSELLTHLNLKPEEVACVGDSFNDISMFELTPYSFAMSHGHSDVKKKASQVVDYAYEAVNFVFSTQSTN
- a CDS encoding YfhH family protein, with amino-acid sequence MERRYSDLTVEELRQEVASLTEKARKAEQMGMVNEYAVYERKILMAKSYMLNPQSFRPGEVYEIQGDPGLFFKVRYMNGIFAWGDRQDAAGTVQENLTGDPDGEALPISILGSKVS